ATCATAAGTTCGACGTTTGGGCTTGGTCATTTACTTCTCCTGTAAAAGTCAGGATAGTTACTTAACCGTGTGTCCGCAAATCTATAGCAGGATCATTACGTGTCTCGGGCGGATTGTTGTTGCTGTTTGTTTAGTGATGATGGTTGCTAGTGGGGCTGTTGCGGGGGTTAAGGAAAATGCGGCTGCGGTGAAAAGCAATGCTGCTAAGATTGAGCGTGTTCAGGAAGATATTTCTGCTGTTAAGGCTCGGGTTGAAGAGATTCGGGATAAGCAAAATGCAGATAGTGGGCGGATGTGGTTTGAGAGGACTAAAGAACAAGCTGAACATGTAAAAGATTGGGCGGAAACACAACGAAACAATATTGATCTATTTTATAACGCCTTGATTTGGATTTCTGCAATTGCCGCATTACTGCTTACGGTTATCGGTTTTGCCTTTCATAAAGGACAAAAACAACTCGCACTTAAAAATCAAAATGAATTTGAAAAAAAAGCTGAAAATATTATTGCAGAAATGAAAAAGAACGTAAGCTCGCAGCAAAGTGACTTTAATGTATTGGCAGATAAAACTGGGGACTTAGTTAAGAACAAAGAGCAAGAAATTGAAAAGCTTGTTGAAACATGCAGAAAGCACGCAAAAACATGTGCCACTCATAAAGAGAATGCAGAAAAAGATTCATTAGCGATTAAAATAGCTAGAGACAGTAATATAGATAAAGAGAGAACAGAAGAAGAAACTCAAGCTCTTTCAGAAGTTTCAAACGATGAAGAAGCCCCTATATATGACAGGCTCCGCGCAAAAGCGATACAGTTCTGTGATTCTAAAAAATGGGAAGAAGCTATCAATGTTTTAAAAACAATGTCGCTTTTAGAGAGCAATAAGGCTGAACCCTACGTTGCCTTAGGATATGTGTATGGTGAACAAGCAAAGGATGCACCCTCTCTCACAAATAAAGTAATTCTGCTCAACCTAGCTGAAAAGCAATACAAAAAAGCTACAGAGATAGATGAAAACAAATCTGGAGCTTGGAACAATTGGGGAAACTTAATAGCAGGTAAGTATAAAACGGCAGCAGAAGAACAAAAAGAAGCTCTATTTATTGATGCTCAAGATAAATACAAAAAAGCTATAGATACAAACGAAAAGAACTCTGACGCTTGGAACAATTGGGGAAACTTAATAGCCGACAAATATGAAACGGCAACAGAAGAACAAAAAGAAGCTCTATTTATTGAGGCTCAAGATAAATACAAAAAATCTACAGATACAAACGAAAAGAACTCTGACGCTTGGAACAATTGGGGAATATTAATATCCAGCAGATATGAAACGGCAAAAAAAGAACAAAGAGAAGCTCTATTCATCGATGCTCAAAATAAATACAAAAAAGCTACAGAAGTAGATGAAAACTACTCAGGAGCTTGGTACAATTGGGGATTATTAATAGCAGATAAGTATAAAAATGCAGAAGAAGAACAAAAAGAAGCTCTATTTATTGATGCTCAAGACAAATACAAAAAAGCTACAGAGATAGATGAAAACGACTCTTCCGCTTGGAGCAATTGGGGAAACTTATTAATCTTAGAAGCAGCTCGCAATCCAAACAAAATCGATAACTCATTATTAAAAGAAGCCAAAGAAAAATGCCTCAAAGCTGAATCTATTAAAGTAGGGTACGGAGCTTACAATCTTGCCTGCATATCCTCACTTCAAGAAGACTTTGAAGCCTGTCAAAAATGGTTTTTACTACGTAAAAAGAGTGAAGCATCTTTGCCACATTATGAACACCTAATAAACGACACAGACCTCGACAACTTCAAAAACGACCCAGAATACAAACAATGGTTCGAAGATTTTCTAGAAGAAGTCCGCCGCGAAGAACAAGAAGCCAAAGGTGATGATCACCAAAATACAGAGAGCGAACCAGAGCAAGAATAATTTGCCCCCATTCTTCCCTTGCCCATCGCCGCGAAGCAAGGTATTGAGGGCCGCGTAGCGATGCGGCAAAACTCCACTTCTTTTGTCTTAGAACGGCTCATGCAGCCGCACCGGAGTGCTTAAACCGCCTGCAATTACAATAATTATTCAGGAGAACCACCGATATGGCCCTTAGTATAGGAATCGTGGGCTTGCCAAATGTCGGCAAATCCACACTTTTTAATGCCCTTACGAAAGCTCAGAATGCAGAAAGTGCAAACTACGCATTCTGCACCATTGAACCTAACAAAGCAGTCGTCCCAGTGCCGGACGTTCGCATTGATAAACTTTCCGAGCTTGTAAAACCTCAGCGGACTCAGAGTTCCACTGTGGACTTCATCGATATCGCCGGCCTTGTTGCCGGAGCCAGTAAAGGTGAAGGACTCGGCAATAAATTTCTTGGTAACATCCGCGAAACACAGGCCATTCTTCATGTTGTGCGCTGTTTCGACAACGACGATGTTATCCACGTTTCCAACTCAGTCGATCCTATCCGCGACATTGATATCATTGAAACTGAACTGATCCTTTCCGATGTTCAGATTCTTGAAAATCGTGTTGAGCGCATGGCTAAGCAGATCAAAGGCGACAAATCCTTAGGACCTAAAGTTGAAGAAGGCAAAAAGCTTCTTGAGTATATGAACAACGGCAACCAAGCCAACACATATGACAAGCTCGATACTGATATCATGGTCGAACTGCTCAAAGACCTGCGCCTCATCACTTCTAAAAAAGTTATCTACTGCGCGAACGTTGATGAAGACGGCCTGACAGAAGATAATGATTACGTTAAATCAGTAATGAAACTTGCAGAAGAACGCGGAGCGGCATTCGTTAAAATTTCCGCTAAGATGGAAGAAGAACTGATCGGCCTTGAAGATGAAGAATATGAAGATTTCCTTGAATCTTACGGCGTGACTGAATCCGGCCTTGCCAAAATCATCCGTACAGGATTCCATACACTCGGCATGATCAGCTACTTTACTGCCGGAGTAAAAGAAGTCCGCGCATGGACCATTAATGACGGAGACAAAGCACCCCGCGCCGCCGCCGCCATTCATACCGACTTTGAAAAAGGATTCATCCGCGCAGAAGTCATCGGCTACGAAGACTACATCAAGCACGGCACAGAAGCCGCCTGCCGCGCGGCCGGAGTTCTGCGTTCAGAAGGAAAGGAATACGTCTTCAAAGACGGTGACGTAGTTCACTTTCTCTTTAACGTATAGATCTTTTAGAAATACCAAAGTAAAAAGGGGAACCGTTCGCGGCTCCCCTTTTTTTATTTAATTTCGTCTACCAAGCAGCATTACTCCGCCTGTAATCAAAAAGCATCCGACCCACTGCATAGCCGTCATAATTTCATTTAAAACGGGTATGGCGACCAATGCCGTCACCATGGGGTCCGTTGTCAGCAAAATGTTTGCTATGGACGGCGTTAGTTTTGACAAACTCATGTTAATGAGCAGCCATCCCATCATAGTCGGTCCCATAGCTAAGGTCAGAATCAATCCCCACACTTTAAACGGCATCCCCGGCAAAAGCATTTGTGCTGGTGAAGCTGCTGCTCCGGGAACCATTCCATTGGAAAAAATATTGATAATGAGCATAAAAAAAGATGAAAAACCGAAAATATACATCAACACCGTAAAAGCATTCAGGCCTCTTAGAGCACATTCGCGCCCGAGCAGTGCGTAACCTGCGTAAAAGACACCGGAAAGAAGGCCCAAGAACATACCTACAGGTGCTAGCGCAAAGTCAGAAACACCTTGGATTCCGCAAACCACTGCACACCCGACAAGACAAAGCACAATCGACGGAATCAGCCGTACAGAAGGCTTACCACCTCCGAGCAACCATTGCCCCAGAACAGTCAAAGGCACAGAGAGATAAATCAGAACCGTTGCTACGCCAGCCCCGTTGAAATAAACAGAACCGCCCCAAATCCCATTCATTAAAGCAAGTAGAAAACCATAAAAAACCAAAATAAATAAGTTATTTCTACTCACCAAAATCAGTTTAGGCTTAAAAATTTTAAGCCCAGCCAGCAAGGCGATGCAGACAAACAGATTACGCCAGAACACCACAACCAGAACGGGCAATGCGTAATCTACAACCAAAATTTTTAAAAATATTCCAACAAGTGAAATGAGAACTGATCCGGCAAGAACCTGAGCAATTCCAGCATTTAATATTGATTTTACGTTATACAAAGATTTCTCCTTTGAGTACTTACGCAAAGCGTTACACTTATAAAAAGAAGAGGACACTATTCCACTTGTGCTGCAGTTAAAAGCTAAATTTTCACTAAAAAAATAATTTATTTTTCAGCTCTTGTTTGACGTATGAGTTTGTAATTATATAGAGATGGGTAAGACCGATTTAAATGCTCGATACGGGCGAGGCGCATAATGTCAAAAACGCTGACCAGATTTTTTTCTGCCGGACTGCTTCTGCTGCTTGCGGGGTTTATCCTGTTTATGCTGAACCAGATTTCAGCCTTGGCACAGCTTTGCGGATCATACTTTCCGCAGTCGCATGATTACGTTCTGTTCGGACTTAGCGGGCTGTTTTTGATCATGTGCATCAGCCCGCTGATGATGTTTATTTTTCGGCCCGGGCCGCTGACCATGCCGGACAACCCGACTCCCACCCAGCAGACGAAATATATCAACATGCTGCGTAAGCGACTTCGCAAAAATAAATACGTGCGGAAAATGGGACTTAATCTTTCGCGAAATGAGGACCTCGACCTTGCACTTGACGGACTGGATGAGATTTCAACGGCAAAAATGAAATCCGTTGCCTCACGCATATTCCTAAGCACTGCCATATCGCAAAACGGAAAGCTGGATTCATTTATAGTGATGGGTTCGCTCTCCAAACTGGTTTGGGATGTGTCAAAAATTTACAACCAGCGTCCTTCCTTACGGGATATGATTTCAGTTTACTCAAACGTTGCGGTAACAGCTTTTTTTGCAAGCGCGGTGGAAGATCTTGATATTCAGTCACAAATTGAAGCGATCATGTCTCCCGTACTGGCGGGTTCTGCTCTTGGCATGATCCCCGGCGCAAGCGGATTGACCTCTATAATAACAGCTTCAATTCTCGATGGTTCTACGAATGCATTTCTGGCTCTTCGCGTTGGCATCATTACCAGAAACCATTTCAGTTACAGTCCAGACAAAAAAACACAGGAGTTTCGCAGATCCGTGCTCAAGGAAGCCGCTAAAATGCTGCTTTCCATCGCTGTAAGCTCTACTAAAATGATAACCTCCGCCTATCTGAAAACAATTACCCGTTCAGCGGGAGACAAAGCCATGAGCGCGGCAAGAAAAGTTGTTGATTCAAAAGACAGAGCTTTCGAAGCCACAGGAAAGGCTGCAAGATTTTCAGCACGACAGGCGCAGAATGTTGCAAATTTTGTAAGTTTCTCCGGGAACAAAAATAAAGATGAACAGGAATTTTGCGAAGAAAACAATGATCGTAACGAAAGCAATGATTACACTGAAAACTCGACGGGTAAAAAGAAATCAATGTTCAGTAGGATACTTAGAAAGAAATAAAGCGCACCCCGTTAAACCGGGATGCGCTCTTTAGGACGGATCAGTTTTTATGCCTTAACCACAATGCTGTTTATCTGTTTACGCAAAGCATCTTTGCCGTCTTTCTGCATCAGATGATATAGGGCCATAACGGTAGCCTGACTGAACACAAGGTTTCTGAAAGCATGAAACTTTGCAGAACCAAGATCAGCCTTTTTAAAACCGTAATCCTGCATAGCAATTTCTTCCGTTACAGGAATAAGCCAGTGTGCGGCAGGAACTGTCAACACCCAGTCATGGTCACCCAAATGAGTTACAAAGGCTTCCATGCTGCGCGGCAGGGGAAGTGATTCTCCGCCCTTTTCAAGAAGTCCGTATTTAACTGGATCAACATTCGCAATAATTGCAGCAGCTTTAAGCCAGTTAACAGCAGAAGCTTCATCTTTATCAAAACCGGGATGACCATGTGCGCAGGCCTGCGCAACACACACTTCGGCAGGCAGACCGCGAACGATGCTTTCCGCAACCCCTAAGACATGATGTTCACCTGTTCCGGCAAGGGATTGTTCCGTTCTGCATTCCCCGTCTTTCTGCCACTGGAAAACCCAAGGTTTATGCAGATCGTGAAGAATCTGAGCCGCGACAACAACGTCCTTATCCAGATTGAATTCATAAATATCAGAATAATTATTGTATAGTGCCAGAGACATTTTAAGGTTTAATGCAGTATGGGTGGCAAGTCCGCCGGGGTAACAATGATGGCTCGAATATCCGCTACCCGGGGATGTAAAAAAGGGCTGGTTGGCTTTATCAGTGGAACCGTTCTCCGGTAGAAATGCGTCGAATGAAACTCCTTTCACCCAGCCGTTTTTATCCAGTTCTTTATAAACTTCTTTCTTACGGGATAAAACAACGTCTAATAATTTAGGAGCTGGATTATTTATAATTTCAACAACAGAGTTTCTTATTTTAGGATTACGGATACCGGCAGCCTCCGTATGAATATATTTCCAGCCCTGCATAACTGCGCCGGATTGCTCTGCCATCTGCTGCGGAGTCATTGCAAAACATTCTTTAAGTGTAAAACTGGTGTAAGAGGGATCTGCTAATGCCGGAAGAGCTGAAGCTGCAACCATGGCCCCCGCCGCAACTCCCATTTTTAAAAATTCACGTCTTTCCATATCCGTTCTCCTTTAAAAAATTTTTAATCAAAATTTAATTAAACATCCGGACTTGTATGAATATAAAACGTTGATAATTCATTACAAAGGGACTGCTTTTATGTGACAATTTGCCAATCCCAGTAACACTTATCAAAAGTACGTAAGTATATAAGGATACAAAAAGTAAAATTATTCATCTCTATTTACTCTTGACTTATCAACTTACCCTATGCAGTAATCCAAACGGCTTTGCGGCTTAAAACAATTTCTCAACAAAATAACTGTTGGTTCCTTTCGTCTGTACCAATGCGAATAATAAAATCACTCATAATTCCCCTCATTTTTTTTACTTTCTGGTGCATCGGGTCGGCACTTGGAAGTTTTAATGAGTTTCTTCTTCCATCACCGCTTAAGGTTTATGCGGCAGGGCTGGAACTTCTACAAAACGGAGTTCTGCTGCCAAACATTTATACAAGCCTTTGCAGAGTCCTTATCGGATTTTTTATTACTGTTGCCTTCGCATTCCCTCTCGGTATTTTAGTAGGTTTAAATCGTCGCGCTCAGGAGCTGCTGATAGCTCCGCTTGATTTTTTGCGCCATATTCCGCCCCTTGCACTTACCCCGCTCCTGATTCTCTGGTGCGGTATCGGCGAAGCATCAAAACTTTCTGTAATAATTCTCGCTACTTTTTTCCCGATCTTTCTAAATACTGTTAACGGAGTTTCCCACTGCGACAGCAAACTTATTGAAGTAGGCAAGGTCATGGGGTTCAGTCATACGGCAATAATCGGCCGGATTATTCTACCGGCATCAATGCCTTCGATAATGACAGGATTAAGACTAGGACTTGGGTTCTCGTGGCGAGCACTTATAGGGGCGGAGCTTTTAGCGGCAGCATCCGGCCTTGGGTATATGATCATCGATGCAGAACAATTTTCCCGCACAGATATTGTAATTGTGGGCATTCTTTCCATCGGCATACTCGGGTATGCTATGGATCTGGCGTTTCTGTGGATAAGCAAACGCATAATGCCTTGGCAAAAAGAGTTCACCACCAATGCCAATTATTAAAATAGACAATCTGTGCAAATCTTACCGCTTAAACGGCGGCTATTTTCACGCTTTGCAAGGGATATCAGCCCGTATTGAGCACGGCAGTTTTGTAACCATTGTCGGTAAAAGCGGATGCGGAAAAACAACCTTACTAAAAATCTTATGCGGCCTTAAAACACCGAGCGAAGGAAGTTTCAGCTTTCTTAAAGAGGACGGGTCCCCTTCAGCGGCTAAGATCGGAGTTGTTTTTCAGGAAGCCAGACTTATGCCGTGGATGACGGTTGAAAAGAACATGGCCTTCGGTATGGATAAAAAACTTTCTAAAGATGAAGCTCATGAAACACTTGAGTCAAGCTTGCAGATGCTGAATCTGCAAAAATTCAGAAAAGCCTACCCTAGTCAGATTTCTGGAGGAATGGCGCAACGCGTAGCTCTGGGAAGAACACTCTGCGCAAATCCGGATGTCATTCTCATGGACGAGCCCTTCGGCGCACTGGATGCTTTTACGCGGCGCAACCTGCAAAAAGAACTGACGGAAATATTTCTTGATCAGGCAAAAACAATAATATTCGTTACCCACGATGTGGATGAAGCAACCTACCTTGGACAACGCGTGCTGGTCATGGAGGAAGGAACAATCACTGCCGATTTGCCTGTTGATCTGCCCTATCCGCGCGCCACTCTATCCGAGACATTTTTCAGAATTAGAGAAGAAATTTTATCCGCAATTTTGCTGGATGATGAATTTAAAAAATAATTCCAGGAGATTTAAAATGAAACGTTATTATTTAAGCTTGCTGCTTGCAGTATTCTTAGTTGCAGGAACAGTTATGCCAAGCTTTGCAGCGCTGAGTGAGGATGTTAAGGAAATCGGTATTACATACGTAAAATTCCCTCTCAACGTACCGGCTATTATTGCCTACAAAAAAAATATGTTTGAAAATGAGTTCAAACAGGATGGAATAACCATAACCCACCCCGAACTGACTTCCGGACCTAAGCAGACGCAGGCTATGGCTGCCGGATCAGTTCAATTTGCCAGCGTTCTCGGCGCGTCATCAGCCATTATAGCTAAATCCAACGGGGTTGATCTCAAAATAATTGCCGTGTTTGCTCGCGCACCCAAAGCGTTTAATATTATGGCCCTCGACAAATCCATAAACTCTGTAAAAGACCTCAAAAACAAGATTGTGGCAGGTCCCAAAGGGACAGTATTGCATCAGATGCTCTATGCCGCGTTACTTAAAGAAGGACTCACCCCTTCTGATATTAAGTTTGTGAACATGTCCATACCGCAAGCCAGAGCGGCTCTTATGAGCGGCAATGTATCCGCAGCTCTTGTGGCAGGCCCCAGCGTTCCTGTTATGGAAACTGGCGGATGCCACGTCATTGCAAACGGCGAGGGGCTGATCCAAGGGCTTATAGTTGTTGCTGTGGACAACAATTTCTTAAAGGAGCACCCTGACCTTGTTAAACGGTATTTAGATGTAAATGAAAAATCCGCGAAATTTATGAAAGATAATCCTGAAGAAACATTTGAGATAGTGGCGAAAGAAACAAATCTCACCATAGAAAATGTTAAAAAAATGTTCCCTTGGTATGACTATTCTTCTGCAATTACGGGAAAAGACATTAAAGATCTTGAAGTAACTCAAGAATTTTTGCTTGATAATGGAATGATGAAAAATAAAATTAATATTAAGGATATCATTTCAAATATTAATCAATAGTTGACTGCAACTTGTGACAGCAACGGGCACAAATCACTCACTTGAATATTCAAAAAGGGGCTCCGGCCCCTTTTTATTTGCTCTCAACATATTATTACGAGATTACGCTGAACTCTTATCTAATTTTTTCAAATCATAACATATCTTAAATTATTAATTTTTTATTGTCATTTGGCATTTATTTTGAATATGATATAAGTAAGTGTCATAAAATAAACCTTTAAATAAATATTGAGAATTTTCATGCACTCAAATGAAATGGAAAAGCTTCAAAAACTGGCTTCCGCAATTCCTAAACAGAAGAATCTGGCAATATTCTTCGGGCGTGCTGGCAGCCATTTCATGGATAATGTCAAATACTTCTATATTCATTGCGTGAAAAATCAGCCCGAACTTGAATGTCATTTTATGGCTTTTGAAAAGAAGGACGCTGATATTCTGAAAAGTCAGGGACTGCCTGCAACCTGGGTAAATCACCCTGATTCGGCTGATCTTATGGCAAAAGCAGGCATTGTCATTTCCGATGATTTCAGCTGGAAAGATCAAAGTGTTTTATGGGCATTGCTTTCAGAGGCAAAAACAGTGCAGCTCTGGCACGGCATCCCCTTAAAAGCCATTGGATTTCCAGAAATTAATTCCACTGTAAACATGAATCCTGAAAAAGCTAAGCACCTGACATTTGCTTATTCAGGATATGACACTGTGGTTTCTACTTCTCCATTCTTCACTGAAAGGGCTTTTGCAAAAGCTTTCAGGGCTGAAAAATTTATTGAGTCAGGATACCCGCGCAACGATGTACTTATGCGGCGCCCGACAAAATATGACATGATCAACACCGACCGCGACCTTTACGGTGAACTTGTAAAATTCCGTAAACTCGGCGGAAAGACTGTCTTTTTCATGCCTACTTTCCGTGATACCGGAGGTGGACCATTTGAAGACGGGGCTATAGATTTGATGCGCATGTCAAAGTTCTGCCGAAAGAATAATCTGATGTTCGTCTGTAAATTTCACCCATATCTTACTTTAAGTAATGTATCCTTACCGGAAAACATCCGCTTGGTGGATTCAAAAAGTGATGTGTACCCCCTGCTTCCGCTTTGCGATGTTCTGCTTACGGATTATTCATCTGTTTATTTCGATTTTCTGCTGGTGGATAACCCTATCGTCTTCTATCCATATGATTATAAAAAATATATCAGCAAAAACAGAGAACTCCTTTTCGATTACGATTCAATGACACCCGGTAAGAAAGTGACGAATGAGAATGATCTTTATACCGCTTTTGAAGATATTATGATAAATAACATTGATGATTTTGCAGATGTCAGACACGAACTTAGAAATCTGTCTTTTAGCAACGCAGACGGTTTAGCGGCGAAACGACTTGGTAAACATGTAGTTTCTAACTTTCTCTAATAAACAGGGAGTAAGTATCA
The Desulfovibrio gilichinskyi genome window above contains:
- the ychF gene encoding redox-regulated ATPase YchF, whose amino-acid sequence is MALSIGIVGLPNVGKSTLFNALTKAQNAESANYAFCTIEPNKAVVPVPDVRIDKLSELVKPQRTQSSTVDFIDIAGLVAGASKGEGLGNKFLGNIRETQAILHVVRCFDNDDVIHVSNSVDPIRDIDIIETELILSDVQILENRVERMAKQIKGDKSLGPKVEEGKKLLEYMNNGNQANTYDKLDTDIMVELLKDLRLITSKKVIYCANVDEDGLTEDNDYVKSVMKLAEERGAAFVKISAKMEEELIGLEDEEYEDFLESYGVTESGLAKIIRTGFHTLGMISYFTAGVKEVRAWTINDGDKAPRAAAAIHTDFEKGFIRAEVIGYEDYIKHGTEAACRAAGVLRSEGKEYVFKDGDVVHFLFNV
- a CDS encoding ABC transporter substrate-binding protein, whose amino-acid sequence is MKRYYLSLLLAVFLVAGTVMPSFAALSEDVKEIGITYVKFPLNVPAIIAYKKNMFENEFKQDGITITHPELTSGPKQTQAMAAGSVQFASVLGASSAIIAKSNGVDLKIIAVFARAPKAFNIMALDKSINSVKDLKNKIVAGPKGTVLHQMLYAALLKEGLTPSDIKFVNMSIPQARAALMSGNVSAALVAGPSVPVMETGGCHVIANGEGLIQGLIVVAVDNNFLKEHPDLVKRYLDVNEKSAKFMKDNPEETFEIVAKETNLTIENVKKMFPWYDYSSAITGKDIKDLEVTQEFLLDNGMMKNKINIKDIISNINQ
- a CDS encoding metal-dependent phosphohydrolase — encoded protein: MERREFLKMGVAAGAMVAASALPALADPSYTSFTLKECFAMTPQQMAEQSGAVMQGWKYIHTEAAGIRNPKIRNSVVEIINNPAPKLLDVVLSRKKEVYKELDKNGWVKGVSFDAFLPENGSTDKANQPFFTSPGSGYSSHHCYPGGLATHTALNLKMSLALYNNYSDIYEFNLDKDVVVAAQILHDLHKPWVFQWQKDGECRTEQSLAGTGEHHVLGVAESIVRGLPAEVCVAQACAHGHPGFDKDEASAVNWLKAAAIIANVDPVKYGLLEKGGESLPLPRSMEAFVTHLGDHDWVLTVPAAHWLIPVTEEIAMQDYGFKKADLGSAKFHAFRNLVFSQATVMALYHLMQKDGKDALRKQINSIVVKA
- a CDS encoding tetratricopeptide repeat protein encodes the protein MMMVASGAVAGVKENAAAVKSNAAKIERVQEDISAVKARVEEIRDKQNADSGRMWFERTKEQAEHVKDWAETQRNNIDLFYNALIWISAIAALLLTVIGFAFHKGQKQLALKNQNEFEKKAENIIAEMKKNVSSQQSDFNVLADKTGDLVKNKEQEIEKLVETCRKHAKTCATHKENAEKDSLAIKIARDSNIDKERTEEETQALSEVSNDEEAPIYDRLRAKAIQFCDSKKWEEAINVLKTMSLLESNKAEPYVALGYVYGEQAKDAPSLTNKVILLNLAEKQYKKATEIDENKSGAWNNWGNLIAGKYKTAAEEQKEALFIDAQDKYKKAIDTNEKNSDAWNNWGNLIADKYETATEEQKEALFIEAQDKYKKSTDTNEKNSDAWNNWGILISSRYETAKKEQREALFIDAQNKYKKATEVDENYSGAWYNWGLLIADKYKNAEEEQKEALFIDAQDKYKKATEIDENDSSAWSNWGNLLILEAARNPNKIDNSLLKEAKEKCLKAESIKVGYGAYNLACISSLQEDFEACQKWFLLRKKSEASLPHYEHLINDTDLDNFKNDPEYKQWFEDFLEEVRREEQEAKGDDHQNTESEPEQE
- a CDS encoding DMT family transporter, translated to MYNVKSILNAGIAQVLAGSVLISLVGIFLKILVVDYALPVLVVVFWRNLFVCIALLAGLKIFKPKLILVSRNNLFILVFYGFLLALMNGIWGGSVYFNGAGVATVLIYLSVPLTVLGQWLLGGGKPSVRLIPSIVLCLVGCAVVCGIQGVSDFALAPVGMFLGLLSGVFYAGYALLGRECALRGLNAFTVLMYIFGFSSFFMLIINIFSNGMVPGAAASPAQMLLPGMPFKVWGLILTLAMGPTMMGWLLINMSLSKLTPSIANILLTTDPMVTALVAIPVLNEIMTAMQWVGCFLITGGVMLLGRRN
- a CDS encoding ABC transporter ATP-binding protein; the encoded protein is MPIIKIDNLCKSYRLNGGYFHALQGISARIEHGSFVTIVGKSGCGKTTLLKILCGLKTPSEGSFSFLKEDGSPSAAKIGVVFQEARLMPWMTVEKNMAFGMDKKLSKDEAHETLESSLQMLNLQKFRKAYPSQISGGMAQRVALGRTLCANPDVILMDEPFGALDAFTRRNLQKELTEIFLDQAKTIIFVTHDVDEATYLGQRVLVMEEGTITADLPVDLPYPRATLSETFFRIREEILSAILLDDEFKK
- a CDS encoding ABC transporter permease is translated as MRIIKSLIIPLIFFTFWCIGSALGSFNEFLLPSPLKVYAAGLELLQNGVLLPNIYTSLCRVLIGFFITVAFAFPLGILVGLNRRAQELLIAPLDFLRHIPPLALTPLLILWCGIGEASKLSVIILATFFPIFLNTVNGVSHCDSKLIEVGKVMGFSHTAIIGRIILPASMPSIMTGLRLGLGFSWRALIGAELLAAASGLGYMIIDAEQFSRTDIVIVGILSIGILGYAMDLAFLWISKRIMPWQKEFTTNANY
- a CDS encoding CDP-glycerol glycerophosphotransferase family protein is translated as MHSNEMEKLQKLASAIPKQKNLAIFFGRAGSHFMDNVKYFYIHCVKNQPELECHFMAFEKKDADILKSQGLPATWVNHPDSADLMAKAGIVISDDFSWKDQSVLWALLSEAKTVQLWHGIPLKAIGFPEINSTVNMNPEKAKHLTFAYSGYDTVVSTSPFFTERAFAKAFRAEKFIESGYPRNDVLMRRPTKYDMINTDRDLYGELVKFRKLGGKTVFFMPTFRDTGGGPFEDGAIDLMRMSKFCRKNNLMFVCKFHPYLTLSNVSLPENIRLVDSKSDVYPLLPLCDVLLTDYSSVYFDFLLVDNPIVFYPYDYKKYISKNRELLFDYDSMTPGKKVTNENDLYTAFEDIMINNIDDFADVRHELRNLSFSNADGLAAKRLGKHVVSNFL
- a CDS encoding DUF697 domain-containing protein, encoding MSKTLTRFFSAGLLLLLAGFILFMLNQISALAQLCGSYFPQSHDYVLFGLSGLFLIMCISPLMMFIFRPGPLTMPDNPTPTQQTKYINMLRKRLRKNKYVRKMGLNLSRNEDLDLALDGLDEISTAKMKSVASRIFLSTAISQNGKLDSFIVMGSLSKLVWDVSKIYNQRPSLRDMISVYSNVAVTAFFASAVEDLDIQSQIEAIMSPVLAGSALGMIPGASGLTSIITASILDGSTNAFLALRVGIITRNHFSYSPDKKTQEFRRSVLKEAAKMLLSIAVSSTKMITSAYLKTITRSAGDKAMSAARKVVDSKDRAFEATGKAARFSARQAQNVANFVSFSGNKNKDEQEFCEENNDRNESNDYTENSTGKKKSMFSRILRKK